AGATGGACCCCCTGTAAGTGATTTGTTTATGTTCCACAATCAATACCAGAATAGTGTTtaattctttttgttttaataatactaaataaaataaaaatgtgactttGCACAGGGACCACCGGGCCCTGGAGGACTTCTGGGTGAAGTTGGAAAAGGTGGACCGCCTGTAAGTAGTTGTATTTAAAAATGTAGCATCAAATACTACAAACATGAGCACTGCAGAGGTGGTGAGCAGCCACTGGCCACTGGCCACAGAAcacacatgtgttcatgtgctgGAGGGGATAAAAAGGTCAAGTTAGTCTGAGCTGAAACAACTAGACTTTTAGGTCATACTGAAACCACATTGGTTGGATGATAATTTGGCATCACTGAAGCCTGTTTACATTAAGACTCCTCCACCATTATGAAGGCATCATAAGATAAAAGGTGTGACAAAAGGACCCTAAACATTTAAATTTTTACGTTTTCTAAGGAAATTGTGAAATTATGTAAGGCTGTGGCAACATAAAAACCTCTGACCAAGCTGCCGTATGCTCAAATTAATTTAGCATTTGCACATATGGATGTGTTCACAGTGAAAGCTTGTAATAtaaggtgtgtgttgtgttggtttTGACACCTTATGTCTTTTCCCACAGGGGGCCATGGGTGTGAGAGGGCCTCAGGGACCACGTGGACCAACAGGGCCCAGAGTAAGTGAGGACGCTTCATCTGGCATGTGAAAAGATCTGCTaatgtttgtgtcatttaaTGTTTGTAACCTTGGATTTTACAGGGAGAGTAGCATGATATAAGCATGAAATTAATTTGAGCTTATTAGAGATGCAACCGCAGCACATATtactcttctttttttagtcTCTTCCAACACATCATGATGCTGATAACTTCCAGGCATGAAAATGTTTTAACTTTACTTTAATTTCAGGGTGCAGCTGGAATGCAGGGCAGTGCCGAcctggtaaaaaaaatacttctCTTATTTTATGAAAGAGCATCAAATGTCAGCAACACATTCTAATTTTTTGGATTTTGTTGTTTAGTGTCCAAACTCCTGTCCACCTGGGACATCAGGACATCCCGGCCTTCCTGGAATGAAGGTGAATAGAAGGCAGTAATCTTTGTCTAAGCTCACAAAGTCCCAAAAGATATTTTGTTTAATTGGAGCTCAATTTATTCTCTGCCTTCTCCAGGGCCACAAAGGTGTAAAAGGTGAAGCAGGAGAACCAGGAAAACAAGGACACAAGGTAAACCTTCTATTCATTGAAACATTTGCGGTGTTAAACTGCTAAAATTGCATAAATAACTACTGCAAGACACCAATATCACACCACAGCATTCTACATTACAAAGAAATATGCACGACTTTCACATGAAAAAAGGAATTCCCAAAACTTTGAATTTGATTATTAGTGCTGCTCTATTTCCAGCGATACAAGCCTGAGTGTAATTCCTCCGACTCCTTGTGATGCACGCTGGATGATTTATTTGAAATGATGTTCAAGCACAACTCCCCCTCTCCCTGTAATGTGTCCATGCACTATATAAATGGAAATGAGTCTGGGCCTATCTCCCTTTATCACCCCATGCCGGGAGATGATTTACTGTCAGTCTGCACTCTGTCCCTGAGAATGATTTTCTCCTTCACTGAAAGCTTCATTTGAGGGGCCTTTTGCCCGCCTTCCATTCACAAACAGAAGGATATTCACAGTTAACAATAGAATAACCATATGTTGTGATGGGGCTTATTATTTCATGATACTAAAGAAGAATGTCTTTGTCCCTTTTTTGTAGTAGATTTTGCATTTTCATATGATTGCAGAAATTATAAATGTAGCTGTAATTCAGCTTTGTTTGGCAATAATCTGTTTTTCACTTAAAAATCTAACCCTAACGattgttttggtttggttttttaATGATTGAAAAGCCAGCCtgactttcttctctctttgaaGAGTAAAAAACACTGTTCCAACAGAACAATGAGAATATTTCATCAGACCTCCAAccctctcttcttctgtggtgtaaACAACTGTTGACCTGTTTCTCTGCACTGTATTGTGATACTTGAGTATCAAGTATCACAATAATTTCTAACATTTAAAAGGATACACTGCCTAAGTTATTACTAAATGTGCATACCCTCATAGACTTTGAACACCTATCTACTGTAGTGGATGTGCTTCCTCAGGTATTGTGTCATTTAGAAAGCTGGAAAACAGTTAGTTGGATTAAAATGCTTGTCTACTTTTTTCTCCATTTGCAATCTATTAAAAAATGGATAGATAATATTTTTTAGAAGGCCCAGCCTCGTTttctaacaaacacacagaggataaaAGCAGCACTTCTGGGATGCCATGGCTTCATGTGCTGGGAGGTGGCTTTACTCTTGGGATTTTGGCTAATTAACTTCATGCTGATGCATGATGccgctttttttctctctctctctcagggtgAGGAGGGAGACCAGGGAGCCACAGGGGAGGTTGGATCACAAGGACCAACGGTTAGATTCTGTATTTATTACATTACAGCCTAAGTTTGCTTTACAGTTTACTTTATCTGGTCAATAATGCACCTGTTGGATCTTTTTACATCTGATTACATCAGGGATCTCAGGGAATTCGGGGAGCCACAGGAATGATGGGCAGCAAGGGGGAGATGGTTAGTGCTGCCTCCCACATTTTCAGTATATATATCAGACccttcttcctgctgtgtaTTGTTTGAACAGATTAGACTaaaactttgttttctgttagGGGGCACGAGGACCTGATGGGGATCCTGGTCCCCAGGGTGTTGCTGGGGCAACAGTAAGTGTGTCCCCTCACTACAAATGTGCTTTTTGTGTACACATAACATGAGCTgtatattatttattgtaatattTCAGGGGGACCAAGGCCAGAGAGGTGTGATGGGTGAGCCTGGACCTGCAGGTGAAAAGGTTGGTCAACACACAGACTCATTATTATGATAATTACAACAATAGATGGTTGATGTTGTGAATggacttttgttgttttgttgtttaggGTGTTCAAGGGTCAAGAGGAATCACAGGCCTTCCAGGTCCCAAAGGAGAGGCTGTGAGTGTCTGatcaataataacaaataatccCAGGTTTGTCAGATACACAGTCTGCAAACAACACATTGCACTCCCTCCTTTTTATCTCCAGGGCTTACCAGGCGTGGATGGTCGTGAGGGTATCCCTGGAATGCCAGGAGGAAAAGTAAAGCATTACTTTCATTTCTTTAtttctaatttaaaaaaaaagaagcaggctTGTCTGTTTTGCTGATGGAAGCAGAAGtgtcttcatgttttcttcttccctGTAGGGAACCATTGGGAAACCAGGGGTTCCTGGAGAGGTTGGACTGCAGGGGCTTCCTGTGagtatgacctttgacctgcaacTGTCAAACTGACTCTGATTGGAGTTCACCTGAGTAAACCCTTCATCTCCACATCTGTGGTGCAGTAACAAGCAGCTCAGAGgaatgttgttgtgttgtgtattttataaAGCTGACCTACATTGTGTGGATTGTATTTCTAGCAAACATCCCACAAAACTCTGTATTTAATAACATTATGAAGTACAAATGCTTTTTCCTCAGGCAGAATGTTTTAATCCTCTCATGTGTGATCTGTCTAATGACAGGCTCTAATGAGAATCAGCAGGTTAACGTGACTGGTTATGAAAGACTTTGCAGCTGCAGTAGAAGTCATTGTCTGCTCTGAGGCTGCTTTTATTGCCTTAAGCTTATCTGGGACAAAAGCTGGAACAGTTATATTTGTATCTACTAAACCTGCCTTTATCCTCCAGTgcttctcattttattttagggaatgacagaaaaaatgttctatttttgtttttgttgtgtctcttaatatgttttctctgttttttaggGCTTGCCTGGTGTACCTGGACCAAAAGGCTTGGGCGGGCTTAAGGTTGTTTGCTTGATCAgctgttaaatgttttatttttctcaaaTGTCTCCAAATTGAaagccattttgtttctgttcaggGTGATGCTGGCCAGCCAGGTCTCCCTGGAACAATGGGATCTGCAGGCAAATCTGTAAGTATGAGCAGAATAGACATATGTATATTTGTCACCTGTTATTGTGTGTGCATAATTGTATCATTATTACTGTCACACCACAGGGTGAGCGTGGAGAACAGGGAGAGGTCGGACCTGTTGGACCCATTGGTGAGCCTGtgagtatttttgttttttttaaatcctgggTTTAAGTTTTGTTTGTATGTAATCATTGTATAAACTGTCATTTTTTCCTATTTTCTACAGGGTGATATAGGAGAGCAAGGCCCTGTGGGTCCATCTGGAAAGCCAGGGGCCCGGGTAAGTCATCAACACATGAGCTGTAGAATGTGTGgttaaatttaatttattgaGTTTTTTGATCACACGTCCTAAAAGCCTGAAAATCCAGTGATCATTGGTGGCAATTAATAGAAAACCTACCAAAGAATACATCTACAAGAAGAAGTACTAAACAGTAATTAGCCTTTTTTGACTCAAATAAACTAATATGAGTGCAGCCAGAAAGTCTCTAGTCCTGGCTGTTGTTTCACTGGAATGTCTCAGAGAATAGGCTGAGACTGGATCTCACATGAGTTCTATTTTCACAGTAAGGAGAGACTAAGCAGCAGGCTGAAAGGGCTCTCTGTTCTCCTGGCATTCCTCAGATAGTCGCTTACGATCAAAGGGAGAATggcacacaaaaacatgcctgAGAGAATAACTGGTGATGCTAAGCTTTTAAAAAGCTAATTAGGAGCACAGCATGTTAGCTTTTAAACTGTAGCTATTTACTATGACTTGTAGCAATTTCTGCACTATTATTTAGCGCTTTATTAAAttgctttaaaataaacatcTCTTAAAGGTTAATCCTGTTTATGTGTCTCTTCTCATGTTTGTTTATTGCAGGGACCTAAAGGTGACCCTGGTCTTCCTGGTCTCCCTGGTCCTTCTGGCCTTCCTGGAGTGAAAGGAGATAGGGtaagaaaacaacacattcagAGGGACATTTTTTAGGACTGTTGTTTTAAACTATGAGAATAAGATGCTTAATGAAAAACAGCTCATTAGCTCCCTCTAGTGTGGACAAAtcacatattttattatttattattttatttttaagtcgGCATTTAATgataattttttttgttaattacAGGGCGAACGTGGTGAAGCTGGACCCAAAGGAGATCAGGTATGAAATCCTGACagctcataataataataatgatacaGCAAAATCCTACATTTGAATAAGAAGCAGATGCATAAAGTATTTACAAACTGTTTTTTCATAGGGTGAACAAGGTGATGAAGGAGATGCTGGAGACAAAGGAGATGTTGTAagttacattaactgtaaaaaatgaATTTGACCTGTTCAAGTGTACCAGAGTACCATTACTAGAGTTACTCTGTATTTATAGGGTGAACCTGGAGAATCTGGTGCTAAAGGAGAGGTGAGTTCAAACACATATACTTCACCTTATGTCATCTTGCTGTTCCTTTCAAACTATAGAAACTGTGCTGCacttttataataattatattctTGTTTTATGTCTAGACTGGAAACCCTGGCGAGCCTGGCAAGAGAGGTCCTGAGGGAACTCGAGGTCAGCCTGGCATTGAGGGGCCTCCCGGCACACCTGGACCTCGGGGCATGCAGGGGAACAGGGGTCTACCTGGAGTCAGAGGGTCCCAGGGTCCTGCGGTAAAGCCAAGAGAGAACACTTTGAGAGAAGTTTATGAGGACAAAATGGGAAAGATTTAAGAGTCACCTTGTCCAAAGGAAATCGATCACAGTTCAAtacttactactactactacatacGTACAATCACATTTGAAATGGTGATTTTTCATTGATTAATGAGATTTTTGAATTAAATTCATTTGTGCCTTTTAATGCTTTATCATTATAACTTTAGGAAAAAATGACTGCTCTTTTAAAATTCAAAGTTATTTTGCACCCACTTCATGAACTGAATCCTCACTTGCCCCTAGCCTGCTGGCACTCTGGCCTCCCTGCAGGGGAAGCAAGCAAAAGGATCAGTAAAACACATCCTGTACTGCTGTAAGGGGAAATGGTTGTATCTACAAAATTTCAAGTAGGCTTTAAAACCAATGTATCCACTGTCTCTAGATATAAAGTACTTTAAACTAGCTGCACCTCCTGCAGCCATAACAGTAACACACTATTAATAAtacaatgatgtcatttttggtaatatattatgattttttttaacttccacCTCTGACATCTTTAAAAATGGAGGAGTGCTGTTTTCATCTAACATGACAGTGGACTCTTTACATAAATGTTTTGGACATTTTCTTAAAATTTATTAAGTATTTTTCTTCCTTCCAGGGCAAAGAGCCAAGTGATCAGCACATCAAACAAGTCTGCATGCGAGTCATGCAAGGTAAGAAAATGATCGGCCTTTGACCCCATTTATCATTCCTCTGTGCCTCATTTCATGACTTTAATATTTCCCACAATGCCTCATTACACAACCACACATAGAGCCGCCCCACCATAGTCTCATTGATCTGGGTGGATGCTGAATACTGTGAAGTTCAAACAGGGAAGGTCTCATAACCAAAACATGAAATAAGCTTCAgcctttgtttatttgatggATGAAAGATTCCTCCTCGGAGCTTTAGAAATGTTTCACTGAAGTCACAACCTCTGTTCTCTTCATTCTTTTGCTCTTACGTCTTCACAACTCATCTCCTAGACTCATGACTTTTTTATACCCCATGTGCTGAAAAATTAATTTCACCTCCAGCAGACCTGCGCTCCTTTGCTCCAAGCAAAGAGTCTGCCTGGAAAGgaagtcttaaaaaaaaaggaacagtcAAACAGCCACTGCATGATTTTTCATCAGGAACCAGAAAACTGGAATCTATAAGTGCAAATACCATGCAGCGGGGAGCCACAGGAGATTAATATTAGATTCTTTGCACCATGAACATAAATGTATTGTTGCTGATTGCTTGAACTAAAGATTATCATCTCTTATCTGCGTAATGTACTGAGCTTCTATAGAAACATGTTGGAAAACAGGAAAGGCTTGAGGGAAATTGTGACCACTGTTTCACCTCACTACTCAAGAGCTTCAGTACAAGAGCTGTTGGCTCACTTCCCTCTACACGAAATGCTCTGGGCTTTCAGAAATAAACCTTCATATGCCATAGCATAATTTATTAAAAGTGTTACGTCTTAAAAACCCCTTTGACAACCATCAACCGCAGCTGTTCAGACATGTTACATGCCAAACTGTGCCAGATTCCTATGTAATAATCCTCATTCTGTCAACAGAACagctggctcagttagctgcTAGTTTAAGGAGGCCAGAGTCTGGCATACGTGGTTTACCTGGGAAACCTGGACCTCCAGGGCCTCAAGGGACTCCGGGGGACAATGGCTTCCCTGGGCAGGCTGGAGCAAGAGGCCTTCCGGGACTAAAAGGGCCACCAGGACAGATAGGAACGAAAGGACCCAAGGGTAATAAATATACTGCCAGTCTCTGCAGTGACGATGGAGGTGACAGAATTCAACATGGCTTCATTATATAATCATGTTCCAGGTGAAATGGGAGACAGAGGGTCCAGAGGGCCCACAGTGAGAGGACCTAAAGGTCAACCAGGACCTCCTGGACTTCCTGGTGAGTACACTGTGTGCATCTGCTTGTCTAACTTTAAGGGCAGCTGCACATTTGTAAAGCCTGAATAAAACAGTATTCACTTTTTCACTCTATACTTTAAATCCAGCAACTAATTACAGCTTCATTCTGTGATCACAGGGGAGCCGGGTAAACCTGGCTACGGACAGGAGGGTCGGGACGGGCAAAGGGGACCTCCTGGTGTTCCTGGACAGGCTGGTGTGCCTGGGCCACCTGGTGCAGCTGGTCCTAATGGTTACTGTGACCCTTCAGCCTGCAACCTCCAGGCAGGGGCTGCCCACCAATCTCTGGATGTGAAGGGACCTGCAGGGAACTAAAAGACACTctggcagagacagaaagactgTTGGATTATCTCCCCTGAGCACACAACATTTTTCACACATTCTTCCCAGGGGCTGTGGCTGGCATGGTGCCTTTGATACATTAACCTCTAGTCTTGTGAGGGTTGTTTTTTATGCCAACCACATCTCCATCATAAGGAGGCAGCCACTTTGagtcataaaaaacacacaaagcattGTTTTTATGCTACTCCAGCTTGTtccagtgtgtttatttttctgaaagATGTGTTGATACTTTAAGGATTGTGTTCACATTTCTGAAATGATATGAAGTGACCGGAAACGTTTATCCCACTCTCCTTGTCTGCCAGTGTTTTGGTTCATAAAAAGCCTTTTCTACTTCTCAGCCAAAGCAAATCAGGATCAGGATTTTGGTTTTAGTTAAAAGTGCCTGTTTAAATTATCATGTCTTCTTTGTGATAATGTACCAAAGATATATCTGCTCAAACCAgtctagttttgtttttttttttaaaatatattttgtacATGTCTGACTGCTTTGCAGTTCTAAATAAAAATGAGAGAGGATGGAAATGTCATCAAGTCACACTGACTTCAGTGTATGTTtgtaaatctgtaaaaaaaaaacaatgtttgaaaTGTGGTTAATTATATTTCCTACAAAACCATCTGATGTGAGACTTTGCCTCATTGTACAGCTGTGCATGGATGGAGATTAAAGGATGAGGGTTCACCCtcattaatataaaaacaaatatataaaccAACACATGCAGTGTTAATTTATTTTGTATATTGATGACAGAGTTTGTGATAAGTATCAGTAATGTTATTAAATTACCACCTAATCTTGTTTTGCACATTTAAGATGTACAACATCCTAATTTGATAAAAAGCTCCAGATCACTTTagcatttaaattaaatgagaaaaaaataaataaaagaacgTGTTG
This Parambassis ranga chromosome 15, fParRan2.1, whole genome shotgun sequence DNA region includes the following protein-coding sequences:
- the col9a1b gene encoding collagen, type IX, alpha 1b, whose product is MDCVMIGSQNIPPRQKVSLDGFTLIGKLKDNPVMAIPFELQSMLIHCNITRARTEACFDLPARTSTDVTAVQRTEGTPGPPGPAGVPGIDGVAGERGEDGEDGPSGPDGDAGKPGSSGLPGIPGNDGLTGPVGDPGPDGPPGQKGEPGKSGPRGAAGVGPDGPPGPPGPGGLLGEVGKGGPPGAMGVRGPQGPRGPTGPRGAAGMQGSADLCPNSCPPGTSGHPGLPGMKGHKGVKGEAGEPGKQGHKGEEGDQGATGEVGSQGPTGSQGIRGATGMMGSKGEMGARGPDGDPGPQGVAGATGDQGQRGVMGEPGPAGEKGVQGSRGITGLPGPKGEAGLPGVDGREGIPGMPGGKGTIGKPGVPGEVGLQGLPGLPGVPGPKGLGGLKGDAGQPGLPGTMGSAGKSGERGEQGEVGPVGPIGEPGDIGEQGPVGPSGKPGARGPKGDPGLPGLPGPSGLPGVKGDRGERGEAGPKGDQGEQGDEGDAGDKGDVGEPGESGAKGETGNPGEPGKRGPEGTRGQPGIEGPPGTPGPRGMQGNRGLPGVRGSQGPAGKEPSDQHIKQVCMRVMQEQLAQLAASLRRPESGIRGLPGKPGPPGPQGTPGDNGFPGQAGARGLPGLKGPPGQIGTKGPKGEMGDRGSRGPTVRGPKGQPGPPGLPGEPGKPGYGQEGRDGQRGPPGVPGQAGVPGPPGAAGPNGYCDPSACNLQAGAAHQSLDVKGPAGN